The Kitasatospora paranensis genome has a window encoding:
- a CDS encoding L,D-transpeptidase: MNGRRRLIHGRAGIAALIILAPVAACSSGGPDAAVAQPHTVDAAPLVHTSAAGQVDPGKPFTVTAVAGSRLTDVTVSGPDGKQVAGRLADDQRSWQTTGRLRAGTAYTARIAADDGKGGRGQTTASFRTVAAQNLLTAQLGPDSSGSGVYGVGQPLTVKLSAPVKDAAARQEVERGLTVTSSPAVTGAWYWVDDSNLHFRPKDYWPANATVKLSFDLTGSRISDGLYGGDPATLALKTGDRVEAVVDAAAHQLTFRRNGELIKTIPVTTGKPGFDTRNGIKVVLGQEADVRMRGETVGIAAGSADSYDLDVQWATRVTWSGEYVHAAPWSVGSQGVANVSHGCTGMSTENAKWFFDNTRVGDIVQVVNSLGHEMEPFGNGFGDWNVTWTDWVKHSSVGGQVSTAGTADAAAQNAGYLQPEL; this comes from the coding sequence GTGAACGGACGTCGCAGGCTCATACACGGCAGGGCAGGCATAGCGGCCCTCATCATCCTGGCGCCGGTCGCCGCCTGTTCGTCCGGAGGTCCGGACGCGGCGGTCGCGCAGCCCCACACCGTCGACGCGGCGCCCCTGGTGCACACGTCGGCAGCCGGACAGGTCGATCCGGGCAAGCCCTTCACGGTGACCGCGGTGGCGGGCAGCCGGCTCACCGACGTCACGGTGAGCGGCCCGGACGGCAAGCAGGTGGCCGGCCGCCTCGCGGACGACCAGCGCAGCTGGCAGACCACCGGGCGGCTGCGGGCCGGCACCGCCTACACCGCCCGAATAGCCGCGGACGACGGCAAGGGCGGCCGCGGCCAGACCACCGCCTCGTTCCGCACGGTGGCCGCGCAGAACCTGCTGACCGCGCAGCTCGGCCCGGACTCCTCCGGCAGCGGCGTGTACGGCGTGGGCCAGCCGCTCACCGTCAAGCTCTCCGCCCCGGTGAAGGACGCGGCCGCCCGGCAGGAGGTGGAGCGCGGACTCACCGTCACCTCCTCGCCCGCCGTCACCGGCGCCTGGTACTGGGTGGACGACAGCAACCTGCACTTCCGCCCGAAGGACTACTGGCCGGCGAACGCCACGGTGAAGCTCTCCTTCGACCTCACCGGCTCCCGGATATCCGACGGCCTGTACGGCGGCGACCCGGCGACCCTGGCGCTGAAGACCGGCGACCGGGTGGAGGCCGTGGTGGACGCCGCCGCCCACCAGCTCACCTTCCGCCGCAACGGCGAGCTGATCAAGACCATCCCGGTGACCACCGGCAAGCCCGGGTTCGACACCCGCAACGGCATCAAGGTGGTGCTCGGCCAGGAGGCCGACGTCCGGATGCGCGGCGAGACGGTCGGCATCGCCGCCGGCAGCGCCGACTCGTACGACCTGGACGTGCAGTGGGCCACCCGGGTCACCTGGAGCGGCGAGTACGTGCACGCGGCCCCCTGGTCGGTGGGCTCGCAGGGTGTCGCCAACGTCAGCCACGGCTGCACCGGCATGAGCACCGAGAACGCCAAGTGGTTCTTCGACAACACCCGGGTCGGCGACATCGTCCAGGTGGTCAACAGCCTCGGCCACGAGATGGAGCCGTTCGGCAACGGCTTCGGCGACTGGAACGTCACCTGGACGGACTGGGTGAAGCACTCCTCGGTCGGCGGCCAGGTCTCGACCGCGGGTACCGCGGACGCCGCCGCGCAGAACGCCGGGTACCTCCAGCCGGAGCTGTGA
- a CDS encoding dienelactone hydrolase family protein, translated as MDRTDGGDGPEGWLALPAGREPRGAVVVTGEMFGVTGHLKDVCARLAEAGYAALAPDVYWRQGRRTGLDADEAGRARGRELMTALRRDEALADLAAARTAALRHAGTGGVAALGFSLGGHLAVLAATGLRFDLVVSYYGGWLLDGGLPVAEPVAPVGYADGIAANTGFLLGFFGADDFVMPIDEWQRVGRRLAEAGAAYEQVTYQGVGHGFFCDERPATYDAEAAADAWGRTLAALERYVDPAGRQAP; from the coding sequence GTGGATCGCACTGACGGGGGCGACGGCCCGGAGGGCTGGCTTGCCCTCCCGGCCGGCCGGGAGCCGCGCGGCGCGGTGGTGGTGACGGGGGAGATGTTCGGGGTCACCGGCCATCTGAAGGACGTCTGCGCCCGGCTCGCGGAGGCCGGGTACGCGGCCCTCGCCCCGGACGTGTACTGGCGGCAGGGCCGTCGCACCGGGCTCGACGCCGACGAGGCCGGCCGGGCCCGCGGTCGCGAGCTCATGACCGCGCTGCGGCGCGACGAGGCGCTGGCCGACCTGGCCGCGGCCCGGACGGCGGCCCTGCGGCACGCCGGTACGGGCGGTGTGGCGGCGCTCGGGTTCAGCCTCGGCGGCCACCTCGCGGTGCTCGCCGCGACCGGGCTCCGCTTCGACCTGGTGGTCAGCTACTACGGCGGCTGGCTGCTGGACGGCGGCCTGCCGGTCGCCGAGCCCGTCGCCCCGGTCGGGTACGCCGACGGGATCGCCGCCAACACCGGCTTCCTGCTCGGGTTCTTCGGCGCGGACGACTTCGTGATGCCGATCGACGAGTGGCAGCGGGTCGGGCGGCGGCTGGCCGAGGCGGGCGCCGCGTACGAGCAGGTGACGTACCAGGGCGTGGGGCACGGCTTCTTCTGCGACGAGCGCCCGGCGACCTACGACGCCGAGGCCGCCGCCGACGCCTGGGGGCGCACCCTGGCCGCCCTGGAGCGGTACGTCGACCCGGCGGGCCGTCAGGCGCCGTAG
- a CDS encoding GntR family transcriptional regulator has translation MQLTIDHTAATPPYEQVRSQIAEGARSGALPVGLKLPTVRALAEELGLAANTVARAYRELESDGVVETHGRRGTLIAAVGDSAHRLLAAAAAEYAERAHRLGVTREEAVAALRTALQVAYGA, from the coding sequence GTGCAGCTGACCATCGATCACACCGCCGCCACTCCCCCGTACGAGCAGGTCCGGTCCCAGATCGCCGAGGGCGCCCGCAGCGGCGCCCTGCCGGTCGGGCTGAAGCTGCCGACCGTCCGGGCCCTCGCCGAGGAGCTCGGCCTGGCCGCGAACACCGTCGCCCGGGCCTACCGGGAGCTGGAGTCGGACGGCGTGGTGGAGACCCACGGCCGGCGCGGCACGCTGATCGCCGCCGTCGGCGACAGCGCCCACCGGCTGCTCGCCGCGGCCGCCGCCGAGTACGCCGAGCGGGCCCACCGGCTCGGCGTCACCCGGGAGGAGGCCGTGGCGGCCCTGCGCACCGCCCTGCAGGTCGCCTACGGCGCCTGA
- a CDS encoding cytochrome c oxidase subunit 4: protein MKEQGKIFGGFAVFILIMAVVYGLWTTHSSHGTEAAGTTALFLAFGLCAFIGYYLAFTARRVDSGAGDNPEAEVADDAGEVGFFAPHSWQPLALAVGGAIAFLGVIFGWWLLWWGLPIILIGLYGWVFEFYRGEDQNQ, encoded by the coding sequence ATGAAGGAACAGGGCAAGATCTTCGGCGGGTTCGCCGTCTTCATCCTGATCATGGCCGTCGTGTACGGCCTGTGGACGACGCACAGCAGCCACGGCACGGAGGCGGCCGGCACCACGGCCCTCTTCCTGGCCTTCGGCCTGTGCGCCTTCATCGGGTACTACCTCGCATTCACCGCCCGCCGGGTGGACAGCGGCGCGGGTGACAACCCCGAGGCCGAGGTCGCCGACGACGCCGGCGAGGTGGGCTTCTTCGCCCCGCACAGCTGGCAGCCGCTCGCGCTCGCCGTCGGCGGCGCGATCGCCTTCCTCGGTGTGATCTTCGGCTGGTGGCTGCTCTGGTGGGGCCTGCCGATCATCCTCATCGGCCTGTACGGCTGGGTCTTCGAGTTCTACCGCGGCGAGGACCAGAACCAGTAG